TGTAAAGATCTTCGATAGCATTACTCAAGAAGACGACGCCCATCGAATCGGCGGCGATGCTGTAATCGGCTTCGTGCAACGACGAAATCTGCAGACGCACGCTTTCAAGAGCGGAGTATTTCTTCTGGAATGTAAGCAGCGTCTGCACGCAGCGAGATTTCTCGCCGGCAAAGCAGAGGGCGTCGAGCGAGGCGGTCAGGCGTTTCTCCATGGGCCTGCCATCAAAACGCGCAGACCAGCCAAGATTCAGCGTCGTCACCGAAGCGGTTAAAGATGCCTCATCCTTCATCGCCTCCGCGTCATAAAGAGCAAGGATCTGACGATGGGCATCGATGATACGCCAGTCGATATCAAGCATGGTTAACGTTTTGCAATCCAGAAGAGAATGCATCAGATACGGTTGAATCAGGCCGACACTGAAGCACTCTTTTTTCTCCTTCGGGAAAAGCGCCATAACGGGAGCAAAGTCAAGATCGGGGCGTGTGTCGTTCATCTTGAAAAAGTTCCAGCATCCGGCCATCAGTTTTGGAACCGGTGATTCCAGATTCGCGAAAGGGCCCTCTTTCTCGAAGGCAGCGGGCGTTACAAAGCCGGGCACAAGATCGGGAGTGGGGCGACGACCTTTCCAGACCTGCTCGCAGAACGCATCGCTGCGACTGCGCATATATTCAAAGGCCTCGACGGGCGAGGCGTTCATCTTCTGCGGATTGAGATCGGGCAGATAGGACTGAATGGCGTTTGATACGATAAATTTGAGAACCGGCTCGCCTTCTTTTTTCGGAGTCGTAGCCGGCGATCCCTGACAGGAAAAAAGTACGAACAGCGCGGCGAAACAAACGGCAGAACGAACCGTAACGGATAATTTCATCGTCGCAGAAAATCCAGCACGCCTCTACACGCAAAGCTTTTTCCACGCCCTTGATACAACGATACAGGCAAAAAGCAGCGAGCCGCCTGCCATCAGCCGAGCAGCAATGCATCGGTGAGAACGATCACGCCTCTCTCTCTGAGGCGCCCTATAAGCGAGGGGGCGATGCGGTTACCGAGCAGGTTCACAAATTCGAGAGCGGGCAAATCGAGAAGCGGCTCGATATCTTCAAGACGATTGTTTTCCAGATCAAGCAGTCGCAGACGGTGCAGCGATTCGATGCCCGAGAGATCATCGATATCATTACCGGCGAGATAGAGCTCTTCCAGTTCTACGAGGCCGCGCAGGCGGCGCAGGCTCCTTATGTGATTGGCGCTCAGGTTAAGCACACGAACATGAATCAGATACTCGGCCCCGGCCAGATCGTCGATTTCGTAATCCGAGAGGTCCATCGTTCCCTGAAAGTAATCCAGATGATGCGGTTCCAGCCCGACGTTATGGGCGCCGTATTCTCTGGCCTGTACCGCCTCAAAAAGCGTGCGCCCTTCATCGGCCGTCTCGCCATAGTCGAGATCGTCAATATCATCGAGATCAGGGCCACCGTCAGAGCCATAAGGGTCCACCTCGTTGTCGAACCACGCGGAGCGCACGGAATCAAAATCTTCTTCGCCGTACTCCCACTCTTCATCGGCGCCTTCGTAGTCATCACGGTCGGGCGTTATGCGAATCGATCGTTCCATCGATGGATCAACCGAAAAGACGCGCTCCATATCTTCAAGCGACGCCCTCTGTCCGCCTTCGATATCGGCGATCGCTTTCAAATAGGATTGCAGACGATCCGGATGATACAG
This region of Leptonema illini DSM 21528 genomic DNA includes:
- a CDS encoding leucine-rich repeat domain-containing protein, producing MQTDAHRIAALRQKCTVDYLHAMTTALIEAHRSGRRAFLNDVGRKNGLEIEGPLLFSKLILLYHPDRLQSYLKAIADIEGGQRASLEDMERVFSVDPSMERSIRITPDRDDYEGADEEWEYGEEDFDSVRSAWFDNEVDPYGSDGGPDLDDIDDLDYGETADEGRTLFEAVQAREYGAHNVGLEPHHLDYFQGTMDLSDYEIDDLAGAEYLIHVRVLNLSANHIRSLRRLRGLVELEELYLAGNDIDDLSGIESLHRLRLLDLENNRLEDIEPLLDLPALEFVNLLGNRIAPSLIGRLRERGVIVLTDALLLG